The DNA sequence CCCGGGTTCGTCGATGAAGCCGTTCGACCTCACCGCGCTGCTCAAGATGGGCAAGGGCCTCGACACCACCTACGACGGCTCCAACAACCGCGTCTTCGACGGCCGCGTCGTGCGCAACGCCGGCCCCGGCAGCAGCTGCTCGCAGCAGTGCACCGTCGCCGAAGCGATGGAGCGCTCGGCGAACACCGTGTTCTACGACATGGTCCTGCACGACACCAAGCAGGGCCCGGTCAAGGAAGCGGCGAAGGAAGCCGGGGTCAAGGTCAAGGAGGACGGCGGCCAGTCGATCATCTCCACCAAGGACAACAACATCTCCCTCGGCGGCGGCGAAACCCAGATCACCCCGCTGGACATGGCCGCGGCGTACGCGACCTTCGCGGCCAACGGCCAGCAGCGTGACCGGCACTTCGTGCTGAAGGTGAGCAACGCGCAGAACGAGGTCGCGTGGGAGGCCTCGACCGACGCCAAGGCCGTGTTCGACAGCGAATCGGACAAGAGCCGGCAGATCGCCGGCAACGTCACCGAAGCGCTGAAGCCGGTGATCGGCTTCTCGAAGCTGAAGTGCCCCAACGGCCACGAGTGCGCCGGCAAGACCGGGACGCAGCAGCACACGAAGGTCGCGGGCGAGCCGGCGTGGGCGGCGAACGCGAACTCGCAGACGTGGATGGTCGGCTACACCCCGTCGGTCTCGGTGGCGGCCTGGGTCGGCGGCGACGGCAACAAGCCGCTGCACGGCAGGAACAACTCGCCGATCTACGGCTCCACGATCGCCGGCCCGATGTGGCAGAAGTTCCTGTCGCTGTACCTGACGGGCAAGCCGGGCGAGCGCTTCGACAAGGTCGACCGCATCGGCGGCGCGGTCGCACCCCCGCCGTCGTCCGACGTGGCGACGACGACGGACGCGACCCCGACCGACGACAACGCGGACGACGGCGACAACGGCGACCAGCACGGCGGCGACCAGACCAGCGGGGAGTCGAAGCCGTCGACCACGCCGAAGCACACGAAGCCGTCGACGACCCCGAAGGAGACTCCGACCGGTACGCCGGACCCGGAGGGGTAGCCGGCTGAACCACGGTGGGCGGCGGTACGTGTGCCTCCCGAGAGGACTGCGTCCGCAGCCCACCGTGGAGGACGGCCCGTGAACCACGACCGGCAGCCCGAACCCCGACGTCGTCGCGCCCGGCGGCCCGTGCCGCGTGCCGGGCTGCTGGGCAGCGAGCCCGAGCTGATCACCCACCACGCGCACAACGGCACCGAACCGGACGAGCCGCCGACCGTACCGATCGTCCGGCAGCGCGCCGGTGGGCCGCCGCGCCGGCCGCGGCCGCTCACCGCCCAGGACCTGCGACGACGGCGGTGGCGGCGGGTCCGGCGGATCGCCTACGTGGCCGCGGGGCTGTTCTTCGTCGTCCCCGGGATCGCCTTCGCGCTCACCTACCTGGCCGTCGACGTCCCCTCGCCGGAGACGATCGCGCAGGCGCAGGGCCAGGCCGTCACCTACCTGTTCAGCGACGGCACCGAGATGGGCAAGGACGTCCCCACCGGCGGCAACCGGCAGATCCTCGCGCCGAACCAGATCCCGGACGTCGTCAAGAAAGCCGTGATCGCCACCGAGGACGCGTCGTTCGAGACGAACTCCGGCTTCGACGTCGGCGGCATCCTGCGCGCGGCGTACAACCAGGTCACCGGCGGCTCCGGCGGCGGCTCGACGATTTCGCAGCAGTACATCAAGAACGCTTCCGGCGACGACGACCCGACGTTGACGCGCAAGTGGGTCGAGCTCGCGAAGTCCTTCAAGATGAACCAGACCTACGAGAAGGCGGACATCATCACCGCCTACCTCAACATCATCTACTTCGGCCGCGGCTCGTACGGGATCCAAGCCGCCGCGCAGGCGTACTTCGGCAAGGACGCCGGTCAGCTCGACTACTCGCAGGCCGCCCTGCTCGCCGGGCTGATCCAGCAGCCGGGCCGCTCGGAGAACACCGCCGTCGCGACGAGCCGGTGGACCACGGCGCTGGACCGGATGCTCAAGAACGGCTACCTGACGCCGGCCCAGCGCGCCGCCGCGAAGTTCCCGACGCCGATCCCGCTGCGCGAGAGCAAGCAGGCCGGCGCGCTCAACCCGTTCCTCAAGAAGCAGGTCAAGGCCGAGCTGGCGGCGCAGGGGATCGACGAGAAGCAGTACTACTCGGGCGGCTTCCAGGTGTTCACCACCATCGACCCGCAGGCGCAGCAGTCCGCCGAAAAGGCCGTCGCCGAAGGGATGGACGGCCAGACCGACGACCGGATCCTGAACGCGCTGGTGGCCGTCGACCCGAAGACCGGCGGCGTGCTCGCGTACTACGGCGGCGAAGCGATCGTGAAGGGCCCGAACGGCGAAGACCTGGCCGGGCGCGACTGGGCCGACGAGGCGCACAACCCCGGGTCGTCGATGAAGCCGTTCGACCTGGCGGCGTTCCTCAAGCTCGGCCGCGGCCTCGACGCGCGGTTCGACGGCACGTCCCCGCGCACGTTCCCCGGCGTCGACCTCCCGATCCGCAACGCCGGTGACAGCAGCAGCTGCTCGCAGGCGTGCACCGTCTCCGAAGCGATGCAGCGGTCCACGAACACGGTGTTCTACGACATGGTGCTCAACGTGACGAAGCCGGCCGGCGTGGCGGAAGCCGCGCGGGAGGCGGGCATCCGGACGAAGGACAACGGCGGCCGCAGCGAGCTGTTCACCGGTGACAACAACATCTCCATCGGCGGGGGCGGCACGCAGGTCACGCCGTCCGACATGGCCTCGGCGTACGCGACCTTCGCGGCGGGCGGCGTCCAGCGCGACCGGCACTTCGTGCAGAAGGTGACCAACGCGAACGGCGAAACCGCGTACGAGGCGAAGCTGCGCTCGGCCGACGCGTTCGCCGACAACGACTCGCAGAAGAGCGCGCAGATCGCCGGGAACGTGACGGCGGCCTTGGCTCCGGTGATCCAGTTCTCCCGGCTGACCTGCCCGAACGGTCACGAGTGCGCGGGCAAGACGGGGACGCAGCAGCACACGCCGCAGAACGACGAACCCGCGTCGGCGGCGAACGCGAACTCCCAGACGTGGATGGTGGGCTACACGCCTTCGGTGTCGGCCGCGGTCTGGGTGGGCAGCGACGGCGACAAGGCGCTGCGCGGCCCGGGTGGCGCCCCGCTGTTCGGTTCGACGCTCGCCGGCCCGATCTGGGACCGGTTCATGCAGCTCTACCTGGCGGACCGGCCGGCCGAGCGCTTCGACCGCGTCGCCGCGATCAGCTCGCCGCAGGACCGCGTGCAGGTCCAGCCGCCGCAACAGCAACAACAGCAGCGGGACCAGCGGGATTCGGTCCAGTTCGGCGACGGCGGCAACCGGCAGCAGAACGACCAGCTCGACCGGATCCGGGAGTTCCAGCAGCGGCTGCAGGAACTGCAGGACCAGCAGCGCGGCCGAAGGAGGCCGTGACCTCGGAGCTGGGGGTCACCGAGGTCACGGCCTGGTCAGGGGGTCAGAGTTCGACCGTGTTGCCTTCGACGCCGGAGCGGTGCGCGGCTTCGATCACGCGCAGGGCCGCGACCGACGACTCGGGGTCGACCGGGAACTCGCCTTCGCCGCGCAGCGCGTCGCGGACCTGGGCGTAGAACAGCTCGTAGCGGCCGACCTCGGTGGGGACGGTCTTGACGTCGTTGCCGACGCCGATCTTGCCCGCGTCCGACGCCGGCTCGACGCCCCACGCTTCGTCGCCCGGGCGCATGCCCGCCTTGATCTGCGGTTCCTGCACGTCGAGGCCGTACTTGGTGAACGTCGCCTGGTCGCCGAGCACCCGGAAGCGCGGGTTCTGCGTGCCGGCGAGCGCGGACGCCCACAGGTGCGAGCGGACGCCGTTGGCGTGGTGCAGCGCGACGAAGACGTCGTCGTCGACCTGGACGCCGGCCCGGCGGCGGTCGACCTCGGCGTAGACGCGGGTGACCGGGCCGAACAGCTGCAGCGCCTGGTCGACGATGTGCGCGCCGAGGTCGTAGAGCAGGCCGCCGGCCTCGGCCGGGTCGCCGAACTCGCGCCAGTTGTCCTTGGGCTTGGGCACCCAGCGGTCGTAGCGGGACTCGAAGCGGAAGACCTCGCCGAGCTTGCCGGACTCGAGGACCTTCCGGACGGTGAGGAAGTCGGAGTCGAGCCGCCGGTTCTGGAACACGGTCAGGCCGACGCCCGCCGCCTTCGCCGCGGCCACGACCCGCTCGGCCTCGGCCGCGGTCGGCGCGAACGGCTTGTCGACGACCACCGGCAGGCCGGCCTCGATCGCCCGCAGCGCGAGCGGGACGTGCGTGCGGTTCGGCGTGCTGACCACGACGAGGTCGAGCTCGCCGGCGTGCTCGAAGAACGCGTCGGCGTCCGGCACGACCTCCGCGCCGGGGTGGTCGGCGCGCGCCTGGGCGGCGTTGGACGACGTCGAGAGCACCGCCGGGGTGAGCCCGGGCGTCGCCGCCACCAGCGGGGCGTGGAAGACGCGTCCGCCGATGCCGTACCCGAGAACACCCACGCGCAAGTCACTCATGCCGCCATTAAACAACACTGTTGCGTAATTCGCCAGACGTGCGAAGATCCTGTCCATGGCGGACACCGGCGTCAACCTGCGCAGCGTGCGGGAGCACAACCGCGCCCTGCTGCTCACGCACATCCTGCGCGCCGGCGGCCTCAGCCGCGTCGAACTCGCCGAGCGCACCAGTCTCACCCAGCAGGCCGTCTCCAAGATCGTGCCCGAACTCCTCGACGCCGGCTTGCTGGACGAAGAGCGCCAGCCGTCGACCGGCGTCGGCAAGCCGCGGACGCTGCTGACCATCCGGCCCGGCGCCCGGCACGCGCTCGGCGCGCGCCTCGACCGCGACGAGTTCCGCGTGCTGCGCACCAACCTCATCGGCGAGGTCGAGGAGACGGCGGGCGGCCCGCTGCCGCCCGGGTTCACGCCCGAGCAGGCGGTCGAGGCCATCGGCGCCGCCGCGCTCGAGCTCGCCGACGGCTTCGACGTGCTCGGCCTCGGCCTGGGCGCGGTCGGCCCGCTGGACCACCTCGCCGGCCTGGTCCGCGACGCGACGAACATGCCCGGCTGGCATGACGTCCCCCTGCGCGACCTGCTGGAGAAGCGCACCGGCCTGCCGGTGGTGCTCGACAAGAACACCAACGCCGCCGCGTTCGCCCGGCTCTGGCCGCACGGCGAGCCGACGGCGACCGCGGTGGTGCTCGTCGGCACCGGCATCGGCGTCGGCCTGCTGATCGACGGGCGGCTCTACCGCGGCCCGCGGACCAACGCGGGTGAGTTCGGGCACACCACGATCGCCTACGACGGGCCCCGCTGCGCCTGCGGGCGGCACGGCTGCGTCGAGATCATGGCCAAGCGCGCACCGGACACGCGGGCCGCCGCCGGCTACCTCGGCATCGGGCTCGCCGACCTCGTCCAGGTGCTCGACCTGGAGCGGATCGTGCTGGCCGGGCGCGCGGTGCGGGACGAACCGGACGTGCACCGCGAAGCCGTTTCGGCCCGGCTCGAGGAGCTGCTGCCGCTGCCGCACTGGCAGCGGATCGAGGTCGTCGAGGACACCTCCGGCGAGGAACTGGTGACCCGCGGCGCCGCCGCCGAGGTCCTGGCCTCGTACTACGCGAATCCGGCATGATCACCGGCTTCACCGCCGCGCTCCGCGATCACCGATACGATCCGCCTCGTGCCAGAGGAGACCACGCGCGAGCCGGACCCCGGCCCCGTGACGCTGACCCGGGCGGACCGGGTCGTCCCGAGCTGGAACGAGCCCCTCGCGGCGGCGGTCACCAGACCCGTCGGCGGCCCGCTCGGTGAGCACGCGGCGATCGGCAGGCACTGGTTCTGGTCGCCCCAGCGCGTCGGGCTGCTGCTCGCCACGCTCGCGCTGATGCTCTGCTGGTTCGGCAAGGGCTCCTGCATCCAGCAGTACCAGGACTCGAGCGGCGCCACCCAGCTCGACTGGCGCGCGGGCCGCCCGTTCGTCGCGATGTGCTATTCCGACATCGTGCCGCTCTACAGCTCCGAGCGGCTCGACCGGCCGGGCACCTTCCCGTACTACACGTCCTGGAAGGAGAACACGCAGACGGCGGAGAACGGCACCCGGTACATGGAGTACCCGGTGTTCACCGGCCTCTTCCAGTGGGCGAACGCGAAGCTCGCGGCGGGTTGGTACAACGTCGCCGAAGCCGGCTGGCTGCCGGGTGGGCTGCCGGTGGCCATCTACTTCGACATCACGGCGTTCTTCCTGGCGCTGGCCTGGCTCGTCACGGTCTGGGCCACCGGCCGGACGGTGAAACGGCGGCCGTGGGACGCGGTGCTGGTGGCGATCTCCCCGCTGGTGCTGGTGCACGCCTTCACCAACTTCGACGCGATCGCGACCGCGTTCACCGCGACCGGCCTGCTGGCCTGGGCGCGCAAGCGGCCGCTGCTCGCCGGGCTGCTGCTCGGCCTCGGCGCGACGGCGAAGCTCTACCCGCTGTTCCTGCTCGGCGTGCTGTTCGCGCTCTGCCTGCGCGCGGGAAAGCTGACGCCGTTCTGGAAGACCGCGGGCGCCACCGTCGTGACGTGGCTGGCGGTGAACGCGCCGTTCATCCTCACCGCCACCCGCGGCTGGTGGGAGTTCTTCCGGATGAACACGCTGCGGCCGATGGACCCGGACTCGCTGTACAACGTCCTCTCGTACACGACGGGCTGGGCCGGGTTCGACGGCGTGCTGCAGAAGAACCAGACGCCGACGTACCTGAACCTCACGGTGGCGGTGCTGTTCCTCGCCTGCTGCGCCGGCATCGCGTACCTCGCGCTCGCCGCGCCACGGCGGCCACGCGTCGGCCAGCTCGCGTTCCTGGTCGTGGCCGCGTTCCTGCTGACGAACAAGGTGTGGAGCCCGCAGTACTCGCTGTGGCTGGTGCCGCTGGCGGTGCTGGCGATCCCGCGCTGGCGGCTGCTGCTCGGCTGGATGCTGATCGACGCGCTGGTCTGGGTGCCGCGGATGTTCTACTACCTCGGCATCGACCACAAGGGCCTGCCCGAGGGCTGGTTCCTCGGCACGGTCGTGGTGCGCGACCTGGCCGTGGTCGCGCTGTGCGTGCTGGTCGTCCGTGAGATCTACCGCCCGTCGACGGACCTGGTCCGGCTGGCGGGCGACGACGACCCGGCCGGCGGCTTCCTCGACGGCGCCCGGGACGTGATCATCCCGAACGCCACGCGGCGCCGCCGGAAGGCCGTGGCCGTCTAGCCGAGCTTTTCCCGCAGGTAGGCGATGTCGGCGGCCTGGCCGTCGGCCGGGGTCTCGACGACGACCGGCGCGCCCGCGGCGCGGGCCACCTCGGCCAGCACCTCGGGGTCGATCGTGCCTTCGCCCTCGACGACGTTGGCGTGCCGGTCGCGGGTCGAGCCGAACTCGTCGCGCGAGTTGTTGAGGTGCACCAGGTCGATCCGGCCGGTGATGGCCTTGACCTTCTCGACGGCGGTTTCGAGGTCCCAGCCCGCGGCGAACGCGTGGCAGGTGTCCAGGCAGAACCCGGCGCCGAACTCGCCGACCTTGTCCCACAGCCGGGCGATGACGTCGAGGTCGCGGGTCATCGCGTTCTCGCCGCCCGCGGTGTTCTCGATCAGGATCGGGACCTTGAAGCCGCCCTTCTCCTGCTCGCGCTCGAAGAGCTTGCGCCAGTTGTCGAGGCCGGTCTCGGCGTCGTCGTTCGCGCCGACGTGCCCGCCGTGCACGATCAGGCCCTTGGCGCCGATGGCTGCCGCACCGTCCGCGTGCTGCGTGACGTTCTTACGGGATGGGATCCGGATCCGGTTGTTCAGCGAAGCCACGTTGATGAGGTAAGGAGAGTGGATGAACACCTCGACGGGGTCGGCCGCGATGGCCTCGCCGTGGGGGTGCGGCTTCGGGGC is a window from the Amycolatopsis sp. cg9 genome containing:
- a CDS encoding transglycosylase domain-containing protein, translating into MNHDRQPEPRRRRARRPVPRAGLLGSEPELITHHAHNGTEPDEPPTVPIVRQRAGGPPRRPRPLTAQDLRRRRWRRVRRIAYVAAGLFFVVPGIAFALTYLAVDVPSPETIAQAQGQAVTYLFSDGTEMGKDVPTGGNRQILAPNQIPDVVKKAVIATEDASFETNSGFDVGGILRAAYNQVTGGSGGGSTISQQYIKNASGDDDPTLTRKWVELAKSFKMNQTYEKADIITAYLNIIYFGRGSYGIQAAAQAYFGKDAGQLDYSQAALLAGLIQQPGRSENTAVATSRWTTALDRMLKNGYLTPAQRAAAKFPTPIPLRESKQAGALNPFLKKQVKAELAAQGIDEKQYYSGGFQVFTTIDPQAQQSAEKAVAEGMDGQTDDRILNALVAVDPKTGGVLAYYGGEAIVKGPNGEDLAGRDWADEAHNPGSSMKPFDLAAFLKLGRGLDARFDGTSPRTFPGVDLPIRNAGDSSSCSQACTVSEAMQRSTNTVFYDMVLNVTKPAGVAEAAREAGIRTKDNGGRSELFTGDNNISIGGGGTQVTPSDMASAYATFAAGGVQRDRHFVQKVTNANGETAYEAKLRSADAFADNDSQKSAQIAGNVTAALAPVIQFSRLTCPNGHECAGKTGTQQHTPQNDEPASAANANSQTWMVGYTPSVSAAVWVGSDGDKALRGPGGAPLFGSTLAGPIWDRFMQLYLADRPAERFDRVAAISSPQDRVQVQPPQQQQQQRDQRDSVQFGDGGNRQQNDQLDRIREFQQRLQELQDQQRGRRRP
- a CDS encoding deoxyribonuclease IV yields the protein MLIGAHVRDDDPLTAVAERKADVVQFFLSDPQGWKAPKPHPHGEAIAADPVEVFIHSPYLINVASLNNRIRIPSRKNVTQHADGAAAIGAKGLIVHGGHVGANDDAETGLDNWRKLFEREQEKGGFKVPILIENTAGGENAMTRDLDVIARLWDKVGEFGAGFCLDTCHAFAAGWDLETAVEKVKAITGRIDLVHLNNSRDEFGSTRDRHANVVEGEGTIDPEVLAEVARAAGAPVVVETPADGQAADIAYLREKLG
- a CDS encoding ROK family transcriptional regulator, whose translation is MADTGVNLRSVREHNRALLLTHILRAGGLSRVELAERTSLTQQAVSKIVPELLDAGLLDEERQPSTGVGKPRTLLTIRPGARHALGARLDRDEFRVLRTNLIGEVEETAGGPLPPGFTPEQAVEAIGAAALELADGFDVLGLGLGAVGPLDHLAGLVRDATNMPGWHDVPLRDLLEKRTGLPVVLDKNTNAAAFARLWPHGEPTATAVVLVGTGIGVGLLIDGRLYRGPRTNAGEFGHTTIAYDGPRCACGRHGCVEIMAKRAPDTRAAAGYLGIGLADLVQVLDLERIVLAGRAVRDEPDVHREAVSARLEELLPLPHWQRIEVVEDTSGEELVTRGAAAEVLASYYANPA
- a CDS encoding glycosyltransferase family 87 protein, with the protein product MPEETTREPDPGPVTLTRADRVVPSWNEPLAAAVTRPVGGPLGEHAAIGRHWFWSPQRVGLLLATLALMLCWFGKGSCIQQYQDSSGATQLDWRAGRPFVAMCYSDIVPLYSSERLDRPGTFPYYTSWKENTQTAENGTRYMEYPVFTGLFQWANAKLAAGWYNVAEAGWLPGGLPVAIYFDITAFFLALAWLVTVWATGRTVKRRPWDAVLVAISPLVLVHAFTNFDAIATAFTATGLLAWARKRPLLAGLLLGLGATAKLYPLFLLGVLFALCLRAGKLTPFWKTAGATVVTWLAVNAPFILTATRGWWEFFRMNTLRPMDPDSLYNVLSYTTGWAGFDGVLQKNQTPTYLNLTVAVLFLACCAGIAYLALAAPRRPRVGQLAFLVVAAFLLTNKVWSPQYSLWLVPLAVLAIPRWRLLLGWMLIDALVWVPRMFYYLGIDHKGLPEGWFLGTVVVRDLAVVALCVLVVREIYRPSTDLVRLAGDDDPAGGFLDGARDVIIPNATRRRRKAVAV
- a CDS encoding Gfo/Idh/MocA family oxidoreductase, producing MSDLRVGVLGYGIGGRVFHAPLVAATPGLTPAVLSTSSNAAQARADHPGAEVVPDADAFFEHAGELDLVVVSTPNRTHVPLALRAIEAGLPVVVDKPFAPTAAEAERVVAAAKAAGVGLTVFQNRRLDSDFLTVRKVLESGKLGEVFRFESRYDRWVPKPKDNWREFGDPAEAGGLLYDLGAHIVDQALQLFGPVTRVYAEVDRRRAGVQVDDDVFVALHHANGVRSHLWASALAGTQNPRFRVLGDQATFTKYGLDVQEPQIKAGMRPGDEAWGVEPASDAGKIGVGNDVKTVPTEVGRYELFYAQVRDALRGEGEFPVDPESSVAALRVIEAAHRSGVEGNTVEL